In Wolinella succinogenes DSM 1740, a single genomic region encodes these proteins:
- the serA gene encoding phosphoglycerate dehydrogenase, whose protein sequence is MAKHKIVVCDHIHQKGLDLLAKEADIELLNASSVPKSELLPLLQDADIAITRSSTDVDSAFLEATKKIRAVVRAGVGVDNVDIDGCSRKGIVVMNVPTANTIAAVELTLAHMLSACRNFPGANDQLKNARLWKREDWYGTELKDKKLGVIGFGNIGSRVALRAKAFEMNVIAYDPYIKPSKATDLGIAYTSNFDDILACDMITIHTPKNKETINLIGKEEIAKMKDGVILINCARGNLYNEEALYEGLQSGKIRWAGLDVFNKEPATNNPLLDLPNVYVTPHIGANTLESQEKIAIQAAEAAIEAARGSNYPNALNLPIKESELPLFVKPYLELVQKMGFFATQANKAPIHSFKIIAEGEISQYIDSLSTFGLVGALNASLGDKVNYVNAPYVATERGIELKSESKSAQGGYKNKITVKLTTEKDIMTLSGTVFDENVQRIVEINGFGLDIEPKGRMILFKNTDVPGVIGMIGTTLAKHQINIADFRLGRNNHNQALAVIIVDDDVKKEVIEELRAIKACLGIENVVL, encoded by the coding sequence ATGGCTAAACATAAAATCGTTGTATGTGACCATATTCACCAAAAGGGATTAGACCTTTTAGCTAAAGAGGCTGATATTGAACTTCTCAATGCTTCTTCTGTTCCCAAAAGCGAGCTTTTGCCCCTATTGCAAGATGCTGATATCGCCATCACCCGAAGCTCCACAGATGTGGATTCTGCTTTTTTAGAGGCGACCAAAAAGATTCGAGCTGTGGTTCGAGCAGGTGTGGGCGTGGACAATGTGGATATTGATGGTTGCAGTCGTAAGGGGATTGTCGTCATGAACGTTCCCACCGCTAATACCATTGCCGCGGTGGAGCTGACACTTGCCCATATGCTAAGCGCTTGCCGCAACTTCCCTGGGGCGAACGACCAACTCAAAAACGCTCGCCTTTGGAAGCGCGAAGATTGGTATGGAACAGAACTCAAGGATAAAAAACTAGGCGTGATCGGCTTTGGAAACATCGGAAGTCGTGTAGCGCTTAGAGCTAAAGCCTTTGAGATGAACGTCATTGCTTATGACCCTTACATCAAGCCCTCCAAAGCAACGGATCTAGGCATTGCTTACACCTCTAATTTTGATGATATTTTAGCGTGCGACATGATCACCATCCACACCCCTAAAAACAAAGAGACCATCAACCTAATTGGCAAAGAAGAGATCGCCAAGATGAAGGATGGGGTGATTCTTATCAACTGTGCCAGAGGAAATCTCTATAACGAAGAGGCTCTTTATGAGGGGCTTCAAAGCGGCAAGATTCGATGGGCGGGGCTAGATGTATTCAATAAAGAACCCGCCACCAACAACCCTTTACTTGACCTTCCCAATGTCTATGTCACGCCCCATATTGGCGCGAACACTCTAGAATCTCAAGAAAAGATTGCCATTCAAGCCGCTGAGGCTGCCATTGAGGCCGCGAGAGGCTCTAACTATCCCAACGCCCTCAATCTTCCTATCAAAGAGAGCGAGCTACCACTTTTTGTGAAGCCCTATCTCGAGTTGGTTCAAAAGATGGGATTCTTTGCCACTCAAGCCAACAAAGCCCCCATTCACTCCTTTAAAATCATCGCCGAGGGCGAGATTAGCCAATACATCGATTCTCTCTCCACCTTTGGACTCGTTGGCGCGCTCAATGCAAGCCTAGGAGACAAGGTCAACTATGTCAACGCTCCCTATGTCGCAACCGAGAGAGGGATTGAGCTAAAGAGCGAATCCAAAAGTGCTCAAGGGGGCTACAAAAACAAGATCACCGTGAAGCTCACCACCGAAAAAGATATTATGACGCTTAGCGGAACCGTCTTTGATGAAAACGTCCAAAGAATCGTTGAAATCAATGGCTTTGGACTAGATATTGAGCCCAAAGGACGAATGATTCTCTTTAAAAACACCGATGTTCCCGGTGTCATTGGCATGATTGGCACCACGCTAGCCAAGCATCAAATCAACATCGCTGACTTCAGACTCGGACGCAACAACCACAATCAAGCACTTGCGGTGATTATCGTGGACGATGATGTCAAAAAAGAGGTGATCGAAGAACTTCGAGCCATCAAGGCTTGCTTGGGTATTGAGAACGTTGTTCTCTAA
- a CDS encoding DUF5408 family protein: MNNHEKIALKAVKISLLALLVLLILGSGCGWMLLNQTAAVAKMSHEQKELERRVESLEAQLTAILSKE, translated from the coding sequence ATGAATAATCACGAAAAAATCGCTCTCAAAGCGGTCAAAATCTCACTGTTGGCGTTGCTTGTGCTACTTATTCTAGGGAGTGGGTGTGGGTGGATGTTGCTCAATCAAACCGCCGCCGTGGCGAAAATGAGTCATGAGCAAAAGGAGTTGGAGCGGCGGGTGGAGAGCCTTGAGGCTCAGCTCACCGCAATCCTCTCCAAGGAGTGA
- a CDS encoding metal ABC transporter permease — translation MSELLGYEFIQNALWASILISICSGIIGSLCVANKTVFLAGGLAHGAYGGIGIAVFFGFSVMLGASLFVLFLALLLAYLLLHAKERIDAIIGVIWAVGMALGIIFIDLTPGYSADFMSYLFGSIMAISKEDLYIALGYDLLLVGFIALFYRAILGFSYDADFARLKGINTPWLSSLILLFMALGVVISMRAVGLILVIALLSIPAYMAERLSSSLHQMMVIASLLSWFFIVAGLVLSYLYDLTSGAVIIVVAAFSFSLLLLGQILYKGNQR, via the coding sequence GTGAGTGAATTGCTTGGTTATGAGTTCATTCAAAACGCTCTTTGGGCCTCGATTCTCATTAGTATTTGCAGTGGAATCATCGGCTCACTCTGTGTGGCGAACAAGACTGTCTTTTTGGCGGGCGGGCTGGCGCATGGAGCCTATGGCGGAATAGGAATCGCGGTCTTTTTTGGATTCTCAGTGATGCTGGGTGCCTCTCTTTTTGTCCTCTTCTTGGCGCTTCTCTTGGCCTACCTCTTGCTTCATGCCAAAGAGAGAATCGATGCCATTATTGGCGTGATTTGGGCAGTGGGGATGGCGCTTGGAATCATCTTTATTGATCTTACGCCGGGCTATAGTGCGGATTTCATGAGCTATCTTTTTGGAAGCATTATGGCGATTTCCAAAGAAGATCTCTATATCGCGCTTGGCTATGATCTCCTGTTGGTGGGTTTTATCGCTCTTTTTTATCGGGCGATTCTTGGATTCTCTTATGACGCCGATTTTGCAAGACTCAAAGGAATCAATACGCCTTGGCTCTCTTCGCTGATTCTCCTTTTCATGGCGCTTGGCGTGGTGATCAGCATGAGGGCAGTGGGGCTTATCCTTGTGATTGCTCTTTTGAGTATTCCCGCCTATATGGCTGAGCGTCTCTCCTCTTCTCTTCACCAGATGATGGTGATCGCTTCGCTCCTCTCTTGGTTTTTTATTGTGGCGGGATTGGTACTCTCCTATCTTTATGATCTCACTAGTGGAGCGGTGATCATCGTGGTGGCGGCCTTCTCTTTCTCTCTTTTGCTCCTAGGACAAATCTTATACAAAGGAAACCAGCGATGA
- a CDS encoding metal ABC transporter ATP-binding protein, which translates to MTPPLLSCEGIGFGYGKERVIEGVNLELHQGELCAIIGPNGGGKSTFGKIVVGLLEPQEGRVLHEGKKRMGMEGVGYVPQDTSLNKDFPIRAIDVVLMGFLKPKGFGMHAPSQEEQKRAMELLESLGMRGFARRRIGDLSGGQRQRVLIARALAGDPKLLVLDEPTASIDARGQREIYAFLKELSQERGVIVISHDVSLLKGYASKALYINHEAVMHTLEEIHRVLPVADEHLCEVEFLQAFEHREEEKRRSERE; encoded by the coding sequence ATGACTCCTCCTCTGCTCTCCTGCGAGGGAATTGGCTTTGGCTATGGCAAAGAAAGGGTGATTGAGGGGGTGAATCTAGAGCTTCATCAAGGCGAGCTGTGCGCCATCATCGGCCCTAATGGCGGAGGGAAAAGCACCTTTGGGAAGATTGTCGTGGGTCTTTTGGAGCCCCAAGAGGGAAGAGTGCTTCATGAGGGGAAAAAGAGAATGGGCATGGAGGGGGTGGGGTATGTGCCTCAGGACACCTCGCTGAACAAGGATTTTCCTATTCGCGCGATTGATGTGGTGCTGATGGGTTTTCTGAAGCCCAAAGGCTTTGGGATGCACGCCCCAAGCCAAGAGGAACAAAAGCGGGCGATGGAGCTACTAGAGAGCCTTGGGATGAGAGGGTTTGCCCGCCGAAGAATCGGAGATTTGAGCGGAGGGCAACGCCAAAGAGTTTTAATCGCGAGGGCTTTGGCGGGCGATCCAAAGCTTTTGGTGCTGGATGAACCCACTGCAAGCATTGATGCACGTGGACAAAGGGAGATTTACGCTTTTTTAAAGGAGCTAAGCCAAGAGAGGGGCGTGATAGTGATTAGCCATGACGTCTCTTTGCTCAAAGGGTACGCTAGCAAGGCGCTCTATATCAATCATGAGGCGGTGATGCACACGCTAGAAGAGATTCATCGAGTCCTTCCTGTTGCTGATGAGCATCTCTGCGAGGTGGAATTTTTGCAGGCATTTGAACACAGAGAAGAGGAGAAGCGAAGGAGTGAGCGTGAGTGA
- a CDS encoding SH3 domain-containing C40 family peptidase, whose translation MALAGGLLLSGCSFKTPAPKPLSSFSQDPALYLASSYALDQEREQALAKDYLTRHLSPWSSTAPRENRLSTFWGLRSAKSHPGYGENRLPNSKEWIERLEYEMNEEGYPSLLEPGIITQDTDARVMPTHKPRFYDFKKAGEGYPFDYWQNSYLFSGTPVLITHATRDREWFYVEASFVSGWVRSLAVARASSAFKGEVEGVLGWAIPLNDSIPLYDSQGEFLDRARLGKLYPIHALEGETLTLKVPKRGASGEAIWQESQVSRSDFAPFPLSFTPENGARLAAKLMGEKYGWGGMYGNRDCSAMVRDLVGSMGVWLPRNSAAQAKFQGGFVDLSALEPKEKESRILAEAIPWASLLYLKGHIMLYIGEHKGRAMVLHDAWGIRTEGSEGEGRLILGGVVITDLSVGEGVEGVKEKSLLLHRLEGFRNLLSPLEIKKP comes from the coding sequence TTGGCACTCGCGGGGGGACTACTCCTCTCAGGCTGCTCCTTTAAGACGCCAGCCCCCAAGCCGCTCTCCTCCTTCTCGCAAGATCCCGCTCTCTATCTCGCCTCCTCTTATGCCCTCGATCAAGAGAGAGAGCAAGCCTTAGCCAAGGATTATCTCACACGCCACCTCTCTCCGTGGAGCTCCACCGCCCCTAGGGAGAATCGCCTCTCGACCTTTTGGGGTTTAAGAAGCGCGAAGAGCCATCCAGGCTATGGAGAGAATCGACTCCCTAATTCTAAAGAGTGGATAGAGAGGCTAGAGTATGAGATGAACGAAGAGGGCTATCCAAGCCTGCTTGAGCCAGGAATCATCACTCAAGATACTGATGCACGCGTGATGCCCACCCACAAGCCTCGATTCTATGATTTTAAAAAGGCGGGAGAGGGTTACCCTTTTGATTATTGGCAAAACTCCTACCTCTTTTCTGGCACGCCCGTGCTCATCACACACGCCACGCGCGATAGGGAATGGTTCTATGTGGAAGCCTCTTTTGTGAGCGGATGGGTGCGATCTTTGGCTGTGGCGAGGGCTTCTTCTGCGTTTAAAGGGGAAGTGGAGGGAGTTTTGGGCTGGGCGATTCCTTTAAATGATTCGATTCCTCTTTATGACTCACAAGGGGAGTTTTTGGATCGCGCACGCCTTGGCAAGCTCTATCCTATTCATGCATTAGAGGGTGAAACACTCACGCTCAAAGTCCCCAAGCGAGGAGCTAGCGGAGAAGCGATATGGCAAGAGAGCCAAGTGAGTCGAAGCGACTTTGCCCCTTTCCCCCTCTCCTTTACTCCAGAAAATGGAGCGAGACTCGCTGCCAAGCTCATGGGTGAAAAATATGGCTGGGGAGGGATGTATGGGAATCGTGACTGCTCCGCTATGGTGCGTGATCTAGTGGGTAGTATGGGGGTTTGGCTTCCCCGAAACTCGGCGGCGCAAGCCAAATTTCAAGGGGGTTTTGTCGATCTCTCCGCCCTAGAGCCTAAGGAGAAGGAGAGCAGAATCCTAGCTGAAGCGATTCCTTGGGCGAGCCTCCTCTATCTCAAAGGGCACATCATGCTCTATATTGGCGAGCACAAAGGGCGCGCTATGGTTTTGCATGACGCTTGGGGGATTAGGACAGAGGGGAGTGAAGGCGAGGGTCGATTGATCCTTGGCGGAGTGGTGATCACCGACTTAAGCGTGGGCGAGGGAGTGGAGGGAGTCAAGGAGAAGAGCCTCCTTCTTCATCGCTTGGAGGGTTTTAGGAATCTCCTCTCGCCGCTAGAGATCAAGAAGCCCTAA
- a CDS encoding arsenate reductase family protein, protein MKIYGIKSCGSVKKALSFLESRKIPYEFVDLKLFHPTRPDIERWLKSLTISKIFNSQSATYRNLGLKELALDEEGKIEWLTKEPLLIKRPIIELGSGEVMVGFDLKEYESRFDD, encoded by the coding sequence ATGAAAATTTATGGCATTAAGAGTTGCGGGAGCGTGAAGAAGGCTTTGAGTTTTTTGGAATCACGAAAGATTCCCTATGAGTTTGTCGATCTGAAGCTCTTCCATCCCACTAGACCTGATATTGAGCGGTGGCTTAAGAGCCTCACAATCAGCAAAATCTTCAACTCTCAAAGCGCTACCTATAGGAATCTTGGACTCAAAGAGCTGGCTTTGGATGAGGAGGGGAAGATTGAGTGGCTCACCAAGGAGCCCCTTTTGATCAAAAGACCTATCATAGAGCTTGGCTCTGGCGAAGTGATGGTGGGATTTGACCTCAAAGAGTATGAAAGCCGCTTTGATGACTAA
- a CDS encoding branched-chain amino acid transporter permease, producing the protein MNHEYLLLAILVAALATYVTRILAFWLFGRSKPSSWLLFLQQNMPLAIMTILVFYALKEVSWSESYGWRELGGIALSVVTHLWFRNALLSIFSGVLFYMTVLHLF; encoded by the coding sequence ATGAATCATGAATATCTCCTGCTGGCCATTTTAGTGGCGGCTTTAGCAACTTATGTGACGAGAATCCTGGCTTTTTGGCTTTTTGGGCGCTCCAAGCCTTCGTCTTGGCTCCTTTTTTTGCAACAAAATATGCCTTTGGCGATCATGACGATTCTTGTCTTTTATGCGCTCAAAGAGGTCTCATGGAGTGAGAGCTATGGCTGGAGGGAGCTTGGCGGAATCGCTTTGAGTGTGGTGACTCATTTATGGTTTCGCAATGCACTTTTGAGTATATTTTCAGGAGTGCTTTTCTATATGACGGTTCTACATTTATTTTAA
- a CDS encoding AzlC family ABC transporter permease, whose amino-acid sequence MLSKLFLKTLPVLMGYIPLGMAFGLLYTQLGTPWYYGLLMSLIVYAGSGQFLLVALLAAHAGYAEIAIATFLLNLRHLFYGLSIMEETKGFGWRRHYIRFALTDETFALLKGVEIAPNEREESFFLMALLHHFYWCLGSVMGIALGESSGFSWEGIEFSLTALFVVLTLELFLKNPSKKPFYLALLVGVGGLFFFPSAHMLILSILTVVGLLYGGYLLERRS is encoded by the coding sequence TTGCTTTCAAAGCTATTCCTCAAGACGCTCCCCGTTTTAATGGGCTACATCCCGCTGGGGATGGCTTTTGGACTGCTCTATACCCAGCTGGGAACTCCTTGGTATTATGGTCTTTTGATGTCTCTTATTGTCTATGCGGGATCGGGGCAGTTTCTCCTCGTGGCATTGCTTGCCGCTCATGCGGGTTATGCTGAGATCGCCATAGCCACTTTTTTGCTCAACCTCCGCCACCTTTTTTATGGGCTTTCGATCATGGAGGAGACCAAAGGTTTTGGCTGGCGTCGCCACTATATCCGATTCGCCCTCACGGATGAGACTTTCGCGCTTTTAAAGGGGGTGGAGATAGCCCCAAATGAGCGAGAAGAGAGCTTTTTTCTCATGGCGCTTTTGCACCACTTTTATTGGTGTCTTGGGAGTGTCATGGGGATAGCTCTAGGAGAGAGCTCGGGCTTTTCATGGGAAGGAATCGAATTTTCACTCACCGCACTTTTTGTGGTGCTTACCCTTGAGCTTTTTTTGAAAAATCCTTCTAAAAAGCCTTTTTATTTAGCGCTTTTGGTGGGGGTAGGGGGGCTTTTCTTTTTTCCTAGCGCGCATATGCTCATCCTCTCGATTCTCACGGTGGTGGGGTTGCTTTATGGGGGGTATCTTTTGGAGCGACGATCATGA
- a CDS encoding SLC13 family permease — MGEWRGILIGMAVAIVAFFAVSEYASLPLAQSLLVALVAFMVVLWTNEALPLGIVSLLPIVLFPAFEILSIQKTTANYANPIIYLFLGGFMLAVATEKTGLHKIIAKRLLQAFPNTPRGIIASLGITASCLSMILSNTTTALLLLPVALSISEDRFLKIRFLLAVAFGASIGGITTPIGSPPNLILLGFLDKQGMDPIGFAAWVAMMLPVTMMMLYIMVNVLSFRSGDHTLNAEAFHEVHFDRHQKRLTWILGILVTLLFVNSPIKPFYSGLGLNENAILLGFGMLMFVPKIGFLEWKDSKKIPYEIMFLFGAGFCIASAFSDTGLAQSVSKALEHVSALPIILIVLAVATFAIFATEILSNTALISILLPIVYAAVHTLDFPLEEELIMITATICTSYAFMLPIATPPNAIAISGGDLKVSEMARFGFLLNIAGVLIVSAIALSYWKLFL, encoded by the coding sequence ATGGGGGAGTGGAGAGGGATTCTGATTGGGATGGCTGTGGCGATAGTGGCTTTTTTTGCGGTATCAGAGTATGCTTCCTTGCCTCTAGCTCAATCCCTCTTGGTGGCTTTGGTGGCTTTCATGGTCGTGCTCTGGACTAATGAAGCTCTCCCCCTTGGAATCGTTTCACTTTTACCCATTGTCCTCTTTCCCGCTTTTGAGATTCTCTCGATCCAAAAAACCACCGCCAACTACGCCAATCCCATCATCTATCTCTTCTTGGGGGGATTCATGCTGGCGGTAGCCACAGAGAAGACAGGACTGCACAAGATTATCGCCAAGCGCCTTTTACAAGCTTTTCCCAACACTCCTAGGGGAATCATCGCCTCTTTGGGAATCACCGCCTCTTGCCTTAGTATGATTCTCTCCAACACCACCACCGCCCTGCTCCTCTTGCCTGTAGCCCTCTCTATCTCTGAGGATCGATTCTTAAAGATTCGTTTCCTCTTGGCGGTGGCTTTTGGCGCTAGCATCGGAGGGATCACCACGCCCATTGGAAGCCCACCCAACCTCATCCTCTTAGGCTTCCTAGACAAGCAGGGAATGGATCCTATCGGATTTGCCGCATGGGTAGCGATGATGCTCCCCGTGACGATGATGATGCTCTATATCATGGTGAATGTCCTCTCCTTTAGGAGCGGTGACCACACGCTCAATGCTGAGGCATTTCATGAGGTTCACTTTGATCGCCACCAAAAAAGACTCACTTGGATTTTAGGCATTCTTGTCACGCTACTCTTTGTCAATTCCCCCATCAAGCCCTTCTACTCAGGATTAGGACTCAATGAAAACGCTATTTTGCTAGGATTTGGGATGCTGATGTTTGTCCCCAAAATTGGCTTTTTGGAGTGGAAGGACAGCAAAAAGATTCCCTATGAGATCATGTTCCTCTTTGGGGCAGGATTCTGTATTGCAAGCGCCTTCTCTGACACAGGGCTCGCCCAGAGTGTTTCTAAAGCCCTAGAGCATGTCAGTGCCCTGCCCATTATTCTCATCGTCTTGGCGGTGGCAACGTTTGCTATTTTTGCTACCGAGATACTAAGCAACACCGCCCTCATCTCGATTCTCCTTCCTATTGTCTATGCGGCGGTACACACACTTGATTTCCCCCTGGAAGAGGAGCTCATCATGATCACCGCGACCATCTGCACCAGCTATGCCTTCATGCTCCCCATCGCCACTCCCCCCAACGCCATCGCCATCTCTGGGGGCGACCTCAAGGTCTCTGAAATGGCAAGATTTGGATTCTTGCTCAACATCGCAGGCGTCTTGATTGTCAGTGCCATTGCGCTAAGCTACTGGAAACTTTTCCTCTAA
- a CDS encoding M48 family metallopeptidase codes for MRALLLSSLLLLLLGGCVTSNPYTSRSQLMLIDKKEELKMGREASEEILKNSKKSSNMQATRRVMEVGTKIARVAEQSDFAWEFHLIEDPSINAFCLPGGKVFVYTGILTLVESDDELAVVMGHEIAHAIARHGAERLSVSMASELGRNLIGIALDMKQPQSKKLFDTAYGVGMNVGVMLPYSRTQELEADRIGLLLMKRAGYNPSAALTFWEKMRANQGGGKGSDFLSTHPSDSKRIEAIRQAIPSL; via the coding sequence GTGAGAGCCCTCCTCCTCTCTTCTCTCCTACTCCTTCTTCTTGGCGGTTGTGTCACCTCCAACCCCTACACTTCGCGTTCTCAGCTCATGCTCATCGACAAAAAAGAGGAGCTCAAAATGGGAAGGGAGGCGAGCGAAGAGATTCTCAAAAATTCCAAAAAAAGCTCTAATATGCAAGCCACCAGGCGTGTGATGGAGGTGGGAACCAAAATCGCTAGAGTTGCCGAGCAGAGTGACTTTGCGTGGGAATTTCACCTCATCGAAGATCCAAGCATCAATGCCTTTTGCCTCCCCGGGGGCAAAGTCTTTGTCTATACGGGAATCCTCACCCTAGTAGAGAGCGATGATGAGCTTGCTGTGGTCATGGGGCATGAGATCGCACACGCTATCGCTCGTCACGGGGCGGAGCGGCTTAGCGTCTCAATGGCGAGCGAGCTAGGGCGGAATCTCATCGGAATCGCTCTAGACATGAAGCAACCTCAGAGCAAAAAGCTCTTTGACACCGCCTATGGAGTGGGTATGAATGTCGGAGTGATGCTTCCCTATAGCCGCACCCAAGAGCTAGAGGCGGATAGAATCGGTCTCCTCCTCATGAAGCGCGCAGGCTACAATCCAAGCGCTGCCCTCACCTTTTGGGAGAAGATGCGGGCAAATCAAGGGGGAGGCAAGGGGAGCGATTTCCTCTCCACCCACCCTAGCGATTCCAAGCGAATCGAGGCGATTCGTCAAGCCATCCCCTCGCTATAG
- a CDS encoding low molecular weight protein-tyrosine-phosphatase gives MSVRSILFVCLGNICRSPLAEGIARNLAEYEGVELELDSAGTGAWHRGELPCEGSVRIAQKRGVDISMLRARQVREEDASRFDLIIAMDQNNLSDLKRFGFPQEKLFLLGEFGLAGQDIPDPYHYRGEEGFEKVFEMIEEGVKTLLKNHGLLRL, from the coding sequence TTGAGTGTTCGTTCGATTCTTTTTGTCTGTCTGGGAAATATCTGCCGCTCTCCGCTAGCCGAAGGGATCGCTAGAAATCTAGCGGAATATGAGGGGGTGGAGCTAGAGCTTGATTCGGCAGGCACGGGTGCGTGGCATAGGGGGGAGCTTCCTTGTGAGGGCTCGGTGCGGATTGCTCAAAAAAGAGGAGTGGATATCTCGATGCTTAGAGCAAGGCAGGTGAGGGAAGAGGATGCGAGCCGTTTTGATCTTATCATTGCGATGGATCAAAACAATCTTTCCGATTTGAAGCGATTTGGCTTTCCTCAGGAGAAACTCTTTTTGTTAGGAGAGTTTGGATTGGCAGGGCAGGATATTCCCGACCCCTACCACTACCGCGGAGAAGAGGGGTTTGAGAAGGTTTTTGAGATGATTGAGGAGGGGGTGAAAACTCTTTTAAAGAATCATGGACTGCTTCGCCTATAG
- a CDS encoding metallophosphoesterase, whose product MIKILFPLLLLGSFTLIHYLAYKVGSRLLFEHPRSRQVARIILGFNLLCVLGYLLSRYFITTPPALYFIFSLSIGLGFILLVTLLLWLLFTPLLFLPLKPSRRLALKKSLGYASGLFLTGYSTASLIEGRLPPEVVKLSLKLPRLPQSFRAIQLSDLHIGGLIEEHYMEALGERINALKPDMIFLTGDITDASCEQIRTPLEKLKALQAPLGIYFVSGNHEFFHGIQKTMDFLREMGIVVLENDSRTIEGLVNIAGVHDLFGRRIGFLEPDLEQALYGIDPSLPTILLAHQPKFAKEALGYPVDLILSGHTHGGQIAPFGLLVRLDQTYLQGLYELSPQTRLYVNPGTGFWGPPMRFLSRAEITLFEFTPS is encoded by the coding sequence ATGATCAAAATACTCTTTCCTCTTTTGCTTCTAGGGAGCTTTACGCTCATCCACTATTTGGCCTACAAGGTAGGGTCACGCCTCCTCTTTGAACATCCAAGAAGCCGCCAAGTGGCCAGAATCATCCTTGGGTTCAATCTCCTCTGCGTCCTTGGGTATCTTTTATCGCGCTATTTTATCACGACTCCACCCGCGCTCTACTTTATCTTTTCACTCTCCATAGGGCTTGGCTTCATTCTTTTGGTGACTCTTTTGCTTTGGCTCCTCTTCACTCCTTTGCTCTTTTTGCCCTTAAAACCCTCTAGACGCCTCGCACTCAAAAAAAGCTTGGGATACGCTAGTGGACTCTTTTTGACAGGATATAGCACCGCTTCGCTCATCGAGGGAAGGTTGCCTCCAGAGGTGGTGAAGCTCTCCTTAAAGCTCCCTCGCCTGCCTCAATCCTTTCGAGCCATCCAGCTTAGCGATCTGCATATTGGAGGATTGATCGAAGAGCACTACATGGAGGCACTTGGAGAGAGAATCAACGCCCTCAAGCCCGACATGATCTTTCTCACGGGTGATATTACTGATGCCTCGTGCGAACAGATTCGCACACCCCTAGAAAAGCTCAAAGCCCTTCAAGCGCCCCTAGGAATCTATTTTGTGAGCGGGAATCATGAATTTTTCCACGGCATCCAAAAAACAATGGATTTCCTAAGGGAGATGGGAATTGTTGTCTTAGAAAACGATTCTCGCACGATTGAGGGGCTGGTCAATATTGCTGGTGTGCATGACCTCTTTGGACGAAGAATCGGCTTTTTGGAACCTGATTTAGAACAAGCCCTCTATGGAATCGACCCCTCGCTTCCCACGATTCTCCTCGCTCATCAACCCAAATTTGCCAAAGAAGCCCTAGGCTATCCTGTCGATCTCATCCTCTCAGGCCACACCCATGGGGGCCAAATCGCCCCTTTTGGGCTTTTGGTGAGGCTGGATCAAACCTATCTCCAAGGGCTCTATGAGCTCTCGCCCCAAACTAGACTCTATGTCAATCCAGGCACAGGCTTTTGGGGCCCTCCCATGCGATTCCTCTCTAGGGCTGAGATCACACTCTTTGAATTCACCCCCTCTTGA
- a CDS encoding rhodanese-like domain-containing protein, translating to MRKIIGTIALAFVAVVAFSGFGIFGGKYNMISAEETATLIRESKPVSLVDIQVEKEFDAEHLKGAIPTYAYPVKSDEERAKLDSAIAKLGKDEPIVIVCPRGGGGAEKAYDYMMSKGIAKERLFILTKGQQGWPRDKITDVLVKP from the coding sequence ATGAGAAAGATCATCGGAACGATTGCCCTAGCATTCGTCGCTGTGGTTGCCTTTTCAGGTTTTGGAATTTTTGGTGGCAAATATAACATGATTAGCGCCGAAGAGACGGCTACGCTCATTCGTGAGAGCAAGCCTGTGAGCCTTGTGGACATTCAAGTGGAAAAAGAGTTTGACGCTGAGCACCTCAAAGGCGCGATTCCCACTTATGCCTATCCCGTCAAAAGTGATGAGGAGAGAGCCAAGCTAGATAGTGCTATTGCAAAACTTGGAAAAGATGAGCCTATTGTCATTGTCTGCCCTAGAGGCGGTGGGGGCGCAGAGAAAGCCTACGATTATATGATGAGTAAGGGAATCGCCAAAGAGCGACTCTTTATCCTCACTAAAGGACAACAAGGCTGGCCACGCGATAAAATCACCGATGTTCTTGTAAAGCCCTAG